In Halomonas denitrificans, one DNA window encodes the following:
- the ileS gene encoding isoleucine--tRNA ligase: MDYKDTINLPKTDFPMKASLASREPQMLADWYARDLYGHIQRETADRERTFVLHDGPPYANGDIHIGHAVNKILKDFVVRSALLSGYRAPYVPGWDCHGLPIELQVEKKAGKVGQKIDARSFRQKCREYADRQIERQREDFKRLGGLGDWDRPYASRDFRFEADMLRALAKIVERGHLKRGVKPVHWCFDCGSALAEAEIEYQDKTSTAVDVLFEALAAERLAEAFGLAPDALAGASCGVVIWTTTPWTLPANQAVALNAELEYALVEGRLGDGRTVRLVLASDLRDAVVDRIGLGEAKVLATTRGARLEHLRLQHPFNEYDVPVILGDHVTTETGTGAVHTAPGHGQEDFDIGRRYDLPVVNPVDARGLFVADTPHVGGEHVWKANDALVELLTARGALLKVEPFGHSYPHCWRHKTPTAFRTTPQWFISMDQQHLRRDALAAIEGVQWVPDWGRARIHGMIENRPDWCISRQRTWGVPLGLFIDRETQEPHPDSAAILARFADLVEAEGVDGWYEDDIADRLGVDGERYETVPDILDVWFDSGVTHHCVLDQRDELDRPADLYLEGSDQHRGWFQSSLLTSVAMHGEAPYRAVLTHGFTVDADGRKMSKSQGNVVAPQTVMNTLGADILRLWVAAADYRQEMSVSDEILKRVADAYRRIRNTARFLLGNLDGFDPEADALPIDELLPLDRYAVDLAARLQQDVTDAYRDYRFWQVYQRVHHFCSIDMGAFYLDVIKDRLYTLPRKHTARRSAQTAMLHVLEALTRWLAPVCSFTAEEIWQAMPRPADAPPRDTVMLATWYDGLATMDEATRERLERVRAVRDVVGPRLESLRRDKVIGSSLAAVVRLDADGALAEDLEAIGEELRFLLLTAEVELGPVENADETATVAGSALRVAVRPSEAAKCTRCWHLRPDVGSDENHPELCGRCVENVAGDGEHRRWG, translated from the coding sequence ATGGATTACAAAGACACGATCAACCTGCCGAAGACCGACTTCCCGATGAAGGCCTCGCTGGCCAGCCGCGAGCCGCAGATGCTGGCCGACTGGTACGCCCGCGACCTCTACGGGCACATCCAGCGCGAGACGGCCGACCGGGAACGGACCTTCGTCCTGCACGACGGCCCGCCCTACGCCAACGGCGACATCCACATCGGCCACGCGGTCAACAAGATCCTGAAGGACTTCGTGGTCCGATCGGCGCTGTTGTCGGGCTATCGCGCGCCCTACGTGCCGGGCTGGGACTGCCACGGCCTGCCGATCGAACTGCAGGTCGAGAAGAAGGCCGGCAAGGTCGGCCAGAAGATCGACGCGCGATCGTTCCGCCAGAAGTGCCGCGAGTACGCCGATCGGCAGATCGAGCGCCAGCGCGAGGACTTCAAGCGCCTGGGCGGGCTGGGCGACTGGGACCGCCCCTACGCCAGCCGCGACTTCCGCTTCGAGGCCGACATGCTGCGCGCGTTGGCGAAAATCGTCGAACGCGGCCACCTGAAGCGGGGCGTCAAGCCGGTGCACTGGTGCTTCGACTGCGGCTCGGCGCTGGCCGAGGCCGAGATCGAGTACCAGGACAAGACGTCGACCGCGGTCGATGTCCTGTTCGAAGCGCTCGCGGCCGAGCGGCTGGCCGAGGCGTTCGGCCTCGCCCCGGATGCACTGGCGGGCGCTTCCTGCGGTGTGGTGATCTGGACCACCACGCCGTGGACCCTCCCGGCCAACCAGGCCGTTGCCCTGAACGCCGAGCTCGAATACGCGCTGGTCGAAGGCCGTCTCGGCGACGGCCGCACGGTTCGCCTGGTGCTGGCGTCGGACCTGCGCGACGCGGTCGTCGATCGCATCGGCCTGGGCGAAGCGAAGGTGCTGGCCACGACCCGCGGCGCGCGGCTGGAGCATCTGCGGCTGCAGCATCCGTTCAACGAGTACGACGTCCCGGTGATCCTCGGTGATCACGTCACGACCGAAACCGGAACCGGCGCGGTGCACACGGCACCGGGCCACGGCCAGGAAGATTTCGACATCGGCCGCCGCTACGACCTTCCGGTGGTCAATCCGGTCGACGCCCGCGGCCTTTTCGTGGCCGACACTCCGCACGTCGGCGGCGAGCACGTGTGGAAGGCCAACGATGCGCTGGTCGAACTGCTCACGGCCCGTGGCGCCCTGCTCAAGGTCGAACCCTTCGGGCACAGCTACCCGCACTGCTGGCGACACAAGACGCCCACCGCGTTCCGGACCACGCCGCAGTGGTTCATCTCGATGGACCAGCAGCACCTGCGACGCGACGCGCTGGCCGCGATCGAGGGCGTGCAGTGGGTTCCCGACTGGGGGCGCGCTCGGATTCACGGCATGATCGAGAACCGACCGGACTGGTGCATCTCGCGCCAGCGCACCTGGGGCGTTCCGCTGGGACTGTTCATCGACCGGGAAACCCAGGAACCGCACCCGGATTCCGCCGCGATCCTGGCCCGATTCGCCGACCTGGTCGAGGCCGAAGGCGTCGACGGTTGGTACGAGGACGACATCGCCGACCGGCTGGGCGTCGACGGTGAACGCTACGAGACCGTGCCCGACATCCTCGACGTGTGGTTCGACTCCGGCGTGACCCACCATTGCGTGCTCGACCAGCGCGACGAACTCGATCGCCCGGCCGACCTGTACCTCGAGGGGTCCGACCAGCACCGCGGCTGGTTCCAGTCCTCGCTGCTGACGTCGGTCGCGATGCACGGCGAAGCGCCCTATCGCGCCGTCCTGACCCACGGATTCACGGTGGACGCGGACGGAAGGAAGATGTCGAAATCACAGGGCAACGTCGTGGCCCCGCAGACCGTGATGAACACGCTGGGCGCCGACATCCTGCGGCTGTGGGTGGCCGCCGCCGACTACCGCCAGGAAATGAGCGTCTCCGACGAAATCCTCAAGCGGGTTGCCGACGCCTATCGGCGGATCCGCAACACCGCCCGCTTCCTGCTCGGCAACCTGGACGGCTTCGATCCCGAGGCCGATGCGCTGCCCATCGACGAGCTGCTGCCCCTGGACCGCTATGCGGTGGACCTGGCCGCTCGCTTGCAGCAGGACGTGACCGATGCCTACCGCGACTATCGATTCTGGCAGGTGTACCAGCGCGTCCACCACTTCTGCTCGATCGACATGGGCGCGTTCTACCTCGATGTGATCAAGGACCGGCTCTATACGCTGCCGCGCAAGCACACGGCACGGCGTTCGGCCCAGACCGCCATGTTGCACGTCCTCGAAGCGCTGACGCGATGGCTGGCGCCGGTCTGCAGCTTCACCGCCGAGGAAATCTGGCAAGCCATGCCGCGACCGGCCGATGCGCCGCCGCGCGACACGGTAATGCTGGCGACCTGGTACGACGGTCTCGCCACGATGGACGAAGCGACGCGCGAGCGACTGGAGCGCGTACGCGCGGTGCGCGACGTGGTCGGCCCGCGCCTCGAATCGCTTCGTCGGGACAAGGTCATCGGCTCGTCGCTGGCCGCGGTCGTGCGGCTGGACGCCGACGGCGCCCTGGCCGAGGACCTCGAGGCGATCGGAGAGGAGTTGCGATTCCTGCTGCTGACCGCCGAGGTCGAACTCGGCCCGGTGGAGAATGCGGACGAGACCGCGACGGTCGCCGGCAGCGCGCTCCGCGTCGCGGTGCGCCCCAGCGAGGCGGCGAAGTGCACCCGGTGCTGGCACCTGCGCCCGGACGTCGGCTCCGACGAGAACCACCCGGAACTCTGCGGTCGCTGCGTCGAGAACGTGGCCGGCGACGGCGAGCACCGGCGCTGGGGCTGA
- a CDS encoding bifunctional riboflavin kinase/FAD synthetase, with the protein MLLLRRPPLADDDPRATALAIGNFDGLHLGHRALIERVIAAGPDLRPGLMCFEPLPRTFFAPDRPVPRVMKLRDRLRVGRDLGLELIAPLRFDAAFSSLSPEAFAEEIVADGLRAGRVVVGEDFRFGHKAAGDVDALRTFGRRFGFEVETVAAVVDPRTDRRISSTWLREALAAGELVTAERLLGRPYGISGRVIHGNEIGRTLGFPTANLRVAEPPALSGVCAVRVHGAGLAAHPAVASLGQRPVVGGRDWLLEVHLFDFDGDLYGKHLLVEFVERIRPELPFDDLAAMTARMHVDAEQARRALGAPP; encoded by the coding sequence ATGCTGCTGCTTCGACGCCCTCCGCTGGCCGACGACGACCCGCGCGCGACCGCCCTTGCGATCGGCAACTTCGACGGCCTGCATCTCGGCCATCGGGCGCTGATCGAACGCGTGATCGCCGCCGGTCCCGATCTGCGGCCCGGCCTGATGTGCTTCGAGCCCCTGCCGCGCACCTTCTTCGCACCCGACCGGCCCGTCCCCCGGGTGATGAAGCTGCGCGATCGACTCCGCGTCGGACGCGATCTCGGGCTCGAACTGATCGCGCCGCTGCGCTTCGACGCCGCGTTCTCGTCGCTTTCGCCCGAGGCCTTCGCGGAGGAGATCGTGGCCGATGGCCTGCGCGCCGGGCGGGTAGTGGTCGGCGAGGATTTCCGCTTCGGCCACAAGGCGGCCGGCGATGTCGACGCGCTGCGGACCTTCGGCCGGCGCTTCGGCTTCGAGGTCGAGACGGTCGCGGCGGTGGTCGACCCGCGGACCGACCGGCGGATTTCCTCCACGTGGTTGCGCGAGGCCCTGGCCGCCGGCGAGTTGGTCACTGCCGAGCGCCTGCTCGGGCGGCCCTACGGAATCTCGGGTCGGGTGATCCACGGCAACGAGATCGGTCGGACGCTGGGCTTTCCCACGGCCAATCTCCGCGTCGCCGAACCGCCGGCCCTGAGCGGCGTGTGCGCGGTCCGGGTCCACGGGGCCGGCCTCGCGGCCCACCCGGCCGTGGCCAGCCTCGGCCAGCGGCCCGTGGTCGGCGGGCGCGACTGGCTGCTGGAGGTCCACCTGTTCGATTTCGACGGCGACCTGTACGGCAAACACCTGCTGGTCGAGTTCGTCGAGCGGATCCGCCCCGAACTGCCCTTCGACGACCTGGCCGCGATGACCGCACGGATGCACGTCGACGCCGAACAGGCCCGCCGCGCCCTCGGCGCGCCGCCCTGA
- the lspA gene encoding signal peptidase II: protein MDTTHPRMTLPRYAAWLLLAVLIAVLDLWTKALATANLELYRPVEITGWLNLTLAHNTGAAFSFLADGDGWQRIFFIVVASGISLFLLVWLWRIPLQGRALPAALMLLLGGAIGNLVDRVRLGYVVDFIDVHYGGWHWPAFNIADSAIVIGIALMLIESLLPPRGTPAPAAE, encoded by the coding sequence ATGGATACCACGCATCCCAGAATGACGCTGCCGCGCTACGCCGCGTGGCTGCTCCTGGCCGTGCTGATCGCTGTCCTCGACCTCTGGACCAAGGCACTGGCCACGGCCAACCTCGAGCTGTATCGCCCGGTCGAGATCACCGGCTGGCTGAACCTGACGCTGGCCCACAACACCGGTGCGGCCTTCAGTTTCCTGGCCGACGGCGACGGCTGGCAGCGCATCTTCTTCATTGTCGTGGCGTCGGGAATCTCGCTGTTCCTGCTGGTCTGGTTGTGGCGCATTCCGCTCCAGGGCCGGGCGCTCCCGGCCGCGCTGATGCTGCTGCTGGGCGGGGCGATCGGAAACCTGGTCGATCGTGTGCGCCTCGGCTACGTGGTCGACTTCATCGATGTCCACTACGGCGGTTGGCACTGGCCGGCGTTCAATATCGCCGACTCCGCGATCGTCATCGGCATCGCGCTGATGCTGATCGAGAGCCTGCTACCGCCGCGCGGGACGCCGGCACCGGCTGCGGAATGA